One stretch of Anas acuta chromosome W, bAnaAcu1.1, whole genome shotgun sequence DNA includes these proteins:
- the LOC137846910 gene encoding olfactory receptor 14C36-like yields the protein MANALWNTRAISYQGCAAQVFLFVLLMSSEYFLLTIMAYDRYVAICKPLHYGSLLGSRACAQMAAAAWGSGFLDAVLHTTTTFSLPLCQGNAVDQFFCEIPHILKLSCSDAYFTEVGTLVFSVSLVLGCFVFIVLSYVQIFRAVLRMPSEQGRHKAFSMCLPHLSVVSLFVSTATVAYLKPPSFSSPSLDLVVAVLYSVVPPAVNPLIYSMRNRQLKNALIKIVFLHAS from the coding sequence atggccaatgccctctggaacaccagggccatctcctatcaaggctgtgctgcacaggtctttctctttgtcttgttGATGTCATCGGAGTATttccttctcaccatcatggcctatgaccgctacgttgccatctgcaagcccctgcactatgggagcctcctgggcagcagagcttgtgcccagatggcagcagctgcctggggcagtggctttctcgatgctgtcctgcacacgaCCACTACATTTtctctgcccctctgccaaggcaatgctgtggaccagttcttctgtgaaatcccccacatcctcaagctctcctgctctgaTGCCTACTTCACGGAAGTTGGCACCcttgtgtttagtgtttctttagtccttggttgttttgttttcattgtgctgtcctatgtgcagatcttcagggccgtactgaggatgccctctgagcagggccggcacaaagccttttccatgtgcctccctcacctgtcTGTGGTCTCTCTGTTTGTCAGCACAGCCACagttgcctacctgaagcccccctcattctcctctccatccctggaccttgttgtggcagttctgtactcggtggtgccaccagcagtgaaccccctcatctataGCATGAGGAACCGGCAGCTCAAGAATGCTcttattaaaattgtttttttacATGCTTCTTAA